One window of Trifolium pratense cultivar HEN17-A07 linkage group LG5, ARS_RC_1.1, whole genome shotgun sequence genomic DNA carries:
- the LOC123883551 gene encoding NADH dehydrogenase [ubiquinone] 1 alpha subcomplex subunit 2-like — protein MAWRGNLSKNIKELRFLLCQSSPASSSARAFIEKNYKELKTLNPKLPILIRECSGVEPQLWLRYDLGVEKGIKLEGMTEPQISKLLESMVKAAAAFKA, from the exons ATGGCATGGAGAGGAAATCTTTCAAAGAACATAAAAGAGCTTCGGTTTTTACTGTGCCAGTCATCTCCTGCAAGCTCATCTGcaag GGCATTTATTGAGAAGAATTATAAGGAACTAAAGACATTGAACCCAAAATTGCCAATATTGATCCGTGAATGCAGTGGAGTTGAACCCCAGTTATGGCTAAGATATG ATTTGGGCGTTGAGAAAGGCATCAAACTAGAAGGCATGACAGAGCCACAGATTTCTAAGTTACTTGAATCTATGGTTAAAGCAGCGGCGGCTTTTAAAGCTTGA
- the LOC123886814 gene encoding NDR1/HIN1-like protein 10 translates to MTYKSLEEAVSCTQTDQIEEASCTETQQSSKIEEVCGAILLLLVLVLFIGIPNIVTFNSEPPRTKFTIADASIVHFNLASNNTLYYNFRVTIAAKNFQNYIKSYDKATAIASYKDNQLTSVKMAPFKLSSKNTVRLEPIVFEGNNVMILEPQQLAKYNKETQLEIYNLDVDLDLDCYKVYIHCPSLRVPLISNGKVAPTFNSTTCSYKDDRW, encoded by the coding sequence ATGACTTACAAATCATTAGAAGAAGCAGTAAGTTGCACCCAAACTGATCAAATAGAAGAAGCAAGTTGCACCGAAACTCAACAATCCTCTAAAATAGAAGAAGTATGTGGTGCAATACTCTTACTTTTGGTATTGGTACTATTTATTGGCATTCCTAATATTGTCACATTTAACAGTGAGCCGCCTCGAACCAAGTTCACCATAGCTGACGCCTCAATCGTGCATTTTAACCTCGCAAGCAACAACAccttatattataattttagggTCACCATTGCAGCAAAAAACTTCCAAAACTACATAAAATCTTATGATAAGGCTACCGCAATTGCTTCGTATAAAGATAATCAATTAACTTCGGTGAAAATGGCACCATTTAAGTTAAGTAGTAAGAATACTGTTAGGCTAGAGCCTATAGTGTTTGAAGGAAATAATGTGATGATATTAGAGCCTCAACAACTTGCTAAGTATAATAAGGAGACACAATTGGAGATTTACAACTTAGATGTGGACTTAGATTTGGACTGCTATAAAGTTTATATTCATTGTCCAAGTTTAAGAGTTCCTTTGATTTCCAATGGTAAAGTAGCACCTACTTTCAATAGCACCACATGCTCGTACAAGGATGATAGGTGGTAA